In Candidatus Eisenbacteria bacterium, one genomic interval encodes:
- a CDS encoding FAD-dependent oxidoreductase gives MSRPRFDVAILGAGPGGYVAAIRAGQLGLKVALIEKANPGGTCLHWGCVPTKALLETAEVLLLC, from the coding sequence GTGAGTCGACCCCGGTTCGACGTCGCCATCCTGGGCGCCGGTCCGGGGGGGTACGTCGCCGCCATCCGCGCCGGACAGCTCGGGCTGAAGGTGGCTCTGATCGAGAAGGCCAACCCGGGCGGGACCTGCCTCCACTGGGGCTGCGTCCCGACCAAGGCGCTCCTCGAGACGGCCGAGGTGCTTCTGCTCTGCC